CCGCCTACGACAAGGCCGGTCGTCCCGGTCCGGCGCGGTTGCTATTCTCGGCGCACGGCTTGCCCGAAAAGGTGATCCTGGCCGGCGATCCCTACCAGCAGCAGATCGAAGCCACGGCGGCGGCGGTCGCCGCCAGGCTGGGCGAGGGCGAGGGCTGGGACTGGCGGGTGACCTATCAGAGCCGGGTCGGTCCGATGAAATGGATTGGCCCCTCGACCGAGGACGAGATCCGCGCCGCCAGCCAGCAGGGCCTGGCCCTGGTCGTGACTCCGATCGCCTTCGTGTCCGAGCACATCGAGACTCTGGTCGAACTGGACCACGAATACCGTCAGGTGGCGTTCGAGAACGGCTGCCCGGTCTATGTCCGCGTGCCGGCGTTGGGCGTCACGCCGGGATTCATCGAGGGCCTAGGTCGCGCCGTCGGGAACGTGCTCGGCGCGCCCGACCGTTTGGTCACCGCCTGCGCCTGGCGCTGCGGCGGGGATCGCACCCAATGTCCGAACAAATCGGGGGCACGCGCATGATGGATTTCCTGGCCGGCCACTTCGACCTGATCCGTGGCCTGCACATCATTTTCGTGATGGCCTGGATCGCCGGCATGCTGATCCTGCCGCGCCTGTTCGTCTACCATATGAAGACCGAGCCCGGCTCGGAGATGGACGCCGTCTTCAAGCTGGCCGAGCTGCGCACCCTGCGGATCATCATCAACCCGGCCATGATCCTGGCCCTGCTGATGGGCCTGTTGCTGGCGATGATCGACACCCAGCGCCTGGGTCACGACTTCTTCCTCAAGCCCTGGGCCCTGACCAAGATCGCGGCCCTGATCTTCCTGTTCGGTTGGCACGGCTTCGTTTCCAAGGCCCGCCGCCAGTTCGCCGCCGGGACCAACGCCCGCTCGGAGAAGTTCTGGCGGATGACCAACGAACTCCCGTTCCTGGCGGCGATCGTCATCGTGCTGTCGGTGACGACCAAGTTCCTGGGCCACTGACATGAGGGTCAACCGGTTTGGCGCGGCGATGGCCGCCTTGGTGCTGACCACCGGCCCAATCGGGGCATGGGCGGCTCCGCGGATCTCGCACGCTCAGCTGGAAGAGATGTTTTCGAACATGCGGGGTTCGGCGGCATGGAACGTCGATGGTCCGCTACTCTGGGGCTATTTCTTCACCAGTCCCGATCGAGCGAAAGTCGATCAGGCCGCCAAGATCCTCGTCGGCCGAGGCTACCGGCTGGTCGAAATCCATCGCGACAGGGGCGTCTGGTGGCTGCACGTCGAGCGCGTTGAACACCATACCGTGGACAGCCTCGACGCCCGTAATGCGGAATTCTACGCCTTCGCCCAAGGCGAGGGGTTGGCGACCTACGACGGAATGGATGTAGGTCCGGTTCCTTAACCTTGCAGCGGCTCCGCTTGACCGGGCGGGCCGCTTGTGGTTCCCATCCAGCAGACGCGGCGCCCAGGCTCCGCGTTCCCGCCTCTTACGGACCGGCGCTCGTCCTGACGCGCCCCCGGAGCCTCTAGCTTCGAAGGTCTGTCCCCCGATCGATACGCGCCGTCGTCATGGCGCGACCCGCTCGCCGCCTTACCGCGACGAGTCCGTTTTAGAACCAAGGCTCGGCTCGCATCCTCGCGGGCCGCGCGACGTTGAGTGTCACCTATGACCGACCAGACCGAAAACCAATCCGAGACCGAAGAGCCCGTCATCGACACGACGGCCGAGGTTTCCAGCGAACCGCAGGACGCGCCCGAAGGCGACGGCGGCGACGACGAATCCGAAGTGGGCGCCACCGTGGCGGCCATGGGCCTGAAGACCATGTCCCTGCAGGAGCTGAAGGAGAAATCCCCGGCCGACCTGCTGGCGTTCGCCGAGACCTTCGAGGTCGAGAACGCCAACTCCATGCGCAAGCAGGACATGATGTTCGCGATCCTGAAGACCCTCGCCGAGGAAGGCGTGGAGATCTCGGGCTCGGGAACGATGGAAGTGGTGCAGGACGGCTTCGGCTTCCTGCGCTCGCCGGAAGCCAACTATCTTCCGGGTCCGGACGATATCTACGTGTCGCCCTCGCAGATCCGCAAGTTCGGCCTGCGCACCGGCGACACCATCGAGGGCGCCATCCGCTCGCCGCGCGAAGGCGAACGCTACTTCGCCCTGACCGGCGTCTCGAAGATCAATTTCGAGAGCCCGGACAACGTCAAGCACAAGGTCCACTTCGACAACCTGACGCCGCTCTATCCTGAAGAGCGCCTGCACATGGAACTGCCCGATCCGACCATCAAGGATCGTTCGGGCCGGGTCATCGACATCGTCGCCCCTCTGGGCAAGGGCCAGCGCTGCCTGATCGTCGCCCCGCCGCGCGTCGGCAAGACGGTGATGCTGCAGAACATCGCCAAGTCCATCGAGACCAACCACCCCGAGTGCTACCTGATCGTCCTGCTGATCGACGAGCGCCCGGAAGAAGTGACCGACATGCAGCGCACGGTGAAGGGCGAGGTCATCGCCTCGACCTTCGACGAGCCGGCGACCCGCCACGTGCAGGTGGCCGAGATGGTCATCGAAAAGGCCAAGCGCCTGGTCGAGCACAAGCGCGACGTCGTCATCCTGCTGGACTCGGTCACGCGTCTGGGCCGCGCCTACAACACCACCGTCCCGTCGTCGGGCAAGGTTCTGACCGGCGGTGTCGACGCCAACGCCCTGCAGCGCCCCAAGCGCTTCTTCGGCGCCGCGCGGAACGTGGAGGAGGGCGGCTCGCTCTCGATCATCGCCACCGCCCTGATCGACACCGGCAGCCGGATGGACGAGGTGATCTTCGAAGAGTTCAAGGGCACCGGTAACTCGGAAATCGTCCTGGACCGCAAGGTCGCTGACAAGCGCATCTTCCCGGCCATCGACGTGCTGAAGTCCGGCACCCGCAAGGAAGAGCTGATCACTCCGCGCGACCAGCTGCAGAAGACCTACGTCCTGCGCCGCATCCTCAACCCGATGGGCGCTTCGGACGCCATCGAGTTCCTGTTGGAGAAGATGCGCCAGTCGAAGACGAACGGCGATTTCTTCCAGAGCATGAACACTTAAGCTTGGTGTTTCACGTGAAACACGAAGGGCGGCTGGAGAGATCCAGCCGCCCTTTTTCATGCGGTGGGGACAAGCGGGTGTGATCCCACGCGAATCTGGCTGTGAGCGAGGTGGGGAGGCGCGAAGCGGTCCGGGCCCAGCCCGGATGACCGTGAGTTTGAAAGTGCGTTTCGGCTAGACCCGTCCGCTCCGCGAAACCGTTCTTCTCAAGGGACGGCGATTGAGGGCCTGTTTCATCCCGATCGACGTTTCCCCTCAGGCGGGCAGGATCAAAGTCACCCGGAAGGGGCCGTCGGCGACTCCGACTGATCCTCGAACAGGCCGGTTTGAACTTTCCAGCCCCGTCAACCCGCGCAGATCCCGGCGAGGTTTCGTTGGGTCCCGGATCTATCCACGAACAGACCCACAACCTGCCTCGCGCAAGGCGCTGCGCGGCCCCGCTCGGTTCCATCTCCATCGCCTGCTTGGGCCGGTACCAAGAGCCCTCCCCGTGATGGAGACGGGATTATTGTGCGGGAGGTTTGAGGGCTGGCGCGTTGGTGACGCTGATTATTTTCAGGGTGTTGAAAGGGCTGGGATTTCTCTCCGCCGTGGCGGGGATAGAGCGCCGTCTATCCCCGCGAGCGGGCCCAAGCGGCTGGATCTACGGAATCAGCAACGTCGCCCCGGTTGTCCGCCGTCCCTCCAGAGCCTCATGGGCCGCTCTGGCCTGCGCCAGCGGAAACGTCTGCCCGACCTCGATCTTCACCGCGCCGGATTCCAGCACCGCGAACAGGGCCGCCGCGCTCTCGTCCAGCTCGGCGGTGGTGGCGATGTAGTCGAACAGACGAGGCCGGGTGACGAACAGCGATTTGCCCGACAACTCCAGCGGCGCGAACGGCGGCACGGGCCCGGAGGCGTTGCCGAACGTGACCAACACGCCGCGCCGGCCCAGGCTCTTGAAGCTGGCCTCGAAGGTGTCCTTGCCGACCCCGTCATAGGCGACGGCCACGCCTTGACCGCTCGTGATCTCCAGAACCCGAGCCGCGACGTCTTCCTCGCCGTAGAGGATCACATGGTCGGCGCCGTGGTCGCGGGCCATGACGGCTTTGGCCTCCGAGCCGACCGTGGCGATCACGGTCGCGCCCAGGGCCTTGGCCCATTGCACCAGGATCGAACCCACCCCGCCGGCGGCGGCATGGATCAGCACGGTCTGACCCGGTTCGACCGTATGGCAGCGGCGAACGAGAAACTCGGCGGTCATACCCTTGAGCAGCACGGCCGCGGCGGTCTCGAGACTGACGCCTTCCGGGACCTTCACGGCGCGATCGGCCGGGACCACGGCGGCTTCGGCATAGGCGCCGAGCGTGCCGTTATAGGCGACGCGGTCACCGGCCTTGAACCGGGTGACGCCTTCGCCCAGCGCCTCGACGACGCCCGCCGCCTCCAGGCCCAGCACCGCCGGCATCTTCATCGGGTAGAGGCCGGAGCGATGATAGGTGTCGATGAAGTTCAGGCCCACGGCCTGATGCCGGACCAGGATCTGACCGGGAGCGGGTGAGGGGACGGGCAGGTCGACGATCTCGAGCACCTCGGGGCCGCCGGTCCGGACGGCTTGTATGGCCAGCATGACGGTCAGCCCAGGTTGGACTTGAAGAAGGCCAGGCTGCGGCCGTTGGCCTTACCGGCGTCGGCCGCGTCATAGTGCGATCCGCCCACGCGGGCGAAGGCGTGGTCACGCCCGGGATAGGTGTGGATCTGGATCTGCGGATGTTCCTTCAGCGCATCGAGGATGACCTTCTGGGCCTCCTTCGGCACGAACTGGTCCTCCTCGGCGATGTGCATCAGCAAGGGCCGCGCCAGCTTCTCGGCCTCGGGCACGTGCTTCTCGATGCCGACGCCATAGTAGGAGATGCTGGCGTCCGCGTCGGTGCGGGTGGCCGTCAGGAAGGCCAGCAGGCCGCCGAGGCAATAGCCCACCGCGCCGACCTTGCCGCTGACGCCGGGTAGGACGCGGGCGGCGGCGATGGTCGCGGCGATGTCCGAAACGCCGGCGTCGACGTCGAAGGCGTTGAAGAGCTCAAAGGCTCGCTTCCACTCTGCTTCGCTCTGGTCGGTGATGTCGATACCGGGTTCGATGCGCCAGAAGAGATCGGGGCAGATGGCCACGAAACCTTGGTCGGCCAGGGCGTCGCAGACATCGCGCATCACCTTGTTGACGCCGAAGATCTCCTGGATGACGACGATGGCCGGCGCGGAGGCGGCCGACGGACGCGCCACATAGGCGGAGAAGGCGCCGTCGGGCGTGGTGATCGTGAGGGTCTCGCTCATTGGGGCGCTCCGTATCGATAGGGATCTTGCGGCGTCGATGGGACTTTCGACCGAAGCGCTCTAACGTGCGCCGGTGCGGTCGAGGCATAACAACATCGTGCTTCCACGGCAGGGAACCCCAGATCATGAAGATGACCATTGAGATTGACTGCACGCCGGTGGAAGCCCGCGCCTTCCTGGGCCTACCCGATGTGAGCAGCCTGAACGAGCATCTGGTCAAGGAAATGCAGGATCGCATGACCTCCAACATGGCCATGCTGGCGCCGGAAGAGCTGATGAAGAACTGGATGGCGTTCGGAGCGGGAGCCCAGGATCAGTTCCGCAAGCTGATGACGGCGGCCGCCGGCGCGGCGGTCAGCGGCATGGGCGGCAAGTCGGAATGAACGACACGATCTACGCGCCGGCCACGGGCGCGGGCAGGGCGGCCGTCGCGGTCATCCGGATCTCCGGTCCGCGCGCCAGCGAGGCGGTGCGGGATCTGGCGGGCGCCGTGCCCCAACCGCGCCGGGCGGTCCTGCGCCAGCTGACCCATCAGGGCGTGCCCCTGGACGACGCCTTGGTCGTCTGGTTCGAAGGGCCTGCCAGCTACACCGGCGAGGACTCCGCGGAGTTTCACGTGCACGGCGGCCGCGCGGTGGTCGAGGCGGTGCTGCAGGCCCTGGCGGACAACGGCCTTCGCCTGGCCGAGCCGGGCGAGTTCACGCGCCGAGCCTTCGAGAACGGCAAGCTGGACCTGACCCAGGCCGAAGGCGTGGCCGACCTGGTCGACGCCGAAACCGAGGCCCAACGCCGCCAGGCGCTCGGCCAGCTCGGCGGCGCGCTGAGCGAACGATACGATACCTGGCGAGGCATGCTGGTTCAGGCGCTGGCCATGCTGGAGGCGGCGGTCGACTTTCCCGATGAAGAGCTTCCCGAGGATGTGGCCGCGCGCGCTCGACCAGGCCTGGAGGCTCTGGAGGCTGAGATCGCCACCGCGCTGGAGGATGCTTCACGGGGTCGGCGGGTGCGGGATGGGTTCCGGATCGCTCTGGTGGGCGCGCCCAACGCCGGCAAGAGCACCTTGCTCAACGCCATGGTCGAGCGTGATGCGGCCATCGTCACTTCAACTCCCGGGACGACGCGAGACATCATCGAGGTTCCGCTGACCCTGGGCGGCTACAAGACCTTGCTCGCGGACACCGCCGGCCTGCGCGAAACCGAGGACGCCATCGAAGCCGAAGGCGTGCGCCGGGCGAGGGCCTGGGCGGCCGACGCCGATCTGCGTCTCTGGGTGGTCGATGCGGCCATGTTCCACGTGAAACAGAACAACGAGCTGTCCGTGCTGCGGTCCGGCGACTGGGCGGTGATCAACAAGATCGATCTCGTCGACGCATACCGCTTGGAAGAGCTGCGCGAGATCCTGGCGGCTCAGGGGCTGAAGGTCGTCGAACTGGCGGCCCGCAAGCCCGGCGGTGCGGAGGAGGCGAGGGCGGCTCTGACGGCGCATGTCGTCGACGCTCTGTCAGGCGCGGAGTTTCCGGCCGCCACCCGCATTCGCCACGCCGAGAGTTTGGCCGAGGCCCGCACCTATCTTCAGCGCGCCCTTTCTGACGTTGGCCTGGAGGTCGAACTGGCGGCGGAGGACGTCCGCTTGGCCGCTCGATCCCTGTCGCGGATCACGGGCCGTATTGATCCCGAGGATGTGCTCGATCGAGTGTTTTCAAGCTTCTGCATCGGGAAGTGATGTTTCACGTGAAACATCGGCTTGAATTGTCCACAGGCTGATCACAGATGTCTCGGGCGTGTTTCACGTGAAACACCGGAGTCCGACTCGCCGATCCGGGGAGTTCCACGTATAAGGCTAACCACGCCCCCGCCGAGACGTCCAAGTCGCGATGGGGGCGTTCGCATTGAGGCGCGCAGCTTGTCCAACACTTGGGATGTCATTGTCATCGGCGGCGGTCACGCCGGCTGCGAGGCCGCCGCCGCGTCGGCCCGCGCCGGCGCGCGGACCCTGCTGCTGACCCACAAGCGCGAGACCGTCGGTGAGATGTCGTGCAACCCGGCCATCGGCGGCCTGGGTAAGGGCCATCTGGTCCGCGAGATCGACGCCCTGGACGGCTTGATGGGCCGGATCGGCGATAAGGCCGGCATCCAATATCGTCTTCTGAACCGCTCAAAGGGCCCCGCCGTGCGTGGTCCCCGTTCGCAGATTGATCGCAAGCTCTATCGCGAAGCCATGCAGGCCGAGCTGTTCGCCTATCCGAACCTTGATGTCGTCGCCGCGGCGGTGGAAGACCTGATCGTCGAGGATGGCGTGGTGGCCGGCGTGATCGACGGGGAGGGCGGCGTCTACCGCGCTTCACGTGTGATCCTGACCACCGGCACCTTCCTGAAAGGCGTCATCCACCAGGGCGAGACCCGCACCCCCGCCGGCCGTGTCGGCGACGCGCCGTCGATCGGCCTGTCGGATCGGCTCTACGCCCTGGGCTTCGACATGGGCCGCCTGAAGACCGGCACGCCCGCCCGCCTGAGCGGCAAGACCATCGCCTGGGATCGCCTGGAGATGCAGGCCGCCGACGCCCAGCCCGAGCCGTTCTCGTTCCTGACGTCCCACGTGGATGTGCCGCAGATCCAATGCGGCATCACCTACACCACGGCCGAGACCCACAAGATCATCGCCGAGCGCCTGGGCGAGTCGGCGGTCTATGGCGGCCGCGCCACGGGGATCGGCCCGCGCTATTGTCCGTCGATCGAGGACAAGGTCGTCCGCTTCGCCGACAAGACCAGTCACCAGGTGTTCCTGGAGCCCGAAGGCCTGGACGACGACTCGGTCTATCCGAACGGCGTCTCGACCTCGGTCTCGGCCGAAACCCAGCTCTTGTTCCTGCGCACCATGCCGGGCCTCGAGAACGTCGAGGTCATCCGGTACGGCTATGCGATCGAGTATGACTACGTCGATCCGCGCGAGCTCTACCCGACGCTGGAGACCAAGCGCCTGCCGGGGCTCTACCTGGCGGGTCAGATCAACGGCACGACGGGTTATGAGGAAGCCGGCGCTCAAGGCTTGATGGCCGGACTCAATGCGGCGCTGGCGGCGCAGGGCAGGGAGCCCGCCGTTTTCGCTCGCGACGAGGCCTATATCGGCGTGATGATCGACGACCTGGTCACCCGGGGCGTCACCGAACCCTATCGAATGTTCACCAGCCGGGCCGAGTTCCGCCTGATCCTGCGGGCCGACAACGCCGACCAGCGGCTGACCGACAAGGGCCTGGCCCTGGGCGTGGTGGGCGAGGTTCGCGCCGAAGCCTGGGCCGCCAAGAAGACCGAGCTGGAAGCCGTCCGCGCCTTCGCCCGCTCGGTGACCCTGACCCCGGCCGAAGCCAATCGCGCCGGCTTCAAGGTCAATCACGACGGTCAGCGCCGCGACGTCCTAGCCATGCTGGCCCTGCCTGACGTCACGCTCGACGGCCTGACCACGGTATGGCCGGAGATTTCCACGTGGAGCCCGATGGCCCGCGAGCAGATCGAGATCGAAGCCGCCTATGCAGGCTATCTCGATCGCCAACGCAACGACGCCGAAGCCTTCCGCAAGGAAGAGGATCTGCGCCTGCCGGCCGACCTCGACTACGCCCTGGTCGGCAGCCTGTCGAACGAAGTGCGCGAGAAGCTGACCCGCGTGAAGCCCCTGACTCTGGGCCAGGCGGCCCGGATCGAAGGCGTGACGCCTGGCGCCTTGACGGCGCTGTTGGCGCATGTTCGTCGCGCGAAGGCCGCCTGATGTCCACCGCCGCCGCGCCCTTGGTGATCGAGGATCTTGACCCCGTCGACGCGACGGCCTTCCAGCGGCTGACGGGCTGCACCGACGCGCAGCTGGCCGATCTGACACGGTTCCAGGCCCTGCTGGCCGAGTGGAACGAAGTGATGAACCTGGTGGGTCCGGCGACGATCGCCACTTACTGGAACCGTCACGCCTGGGACAGCGCCCAGCTTCTGCAGCTGGCCCCGGACGCCAAGACCTGGGCCGACCTGGGCGCCGGCGCCGGCCTGCCCGGCGTGGTGCTGGCGATCCTGTTGAAGGACACGCCCGGAGCCAAGGTCCACCTGGTCGAGAGCATGGCCAAGCGCTGCAAGTTCCTGCGCGTCGCCGTCGATGCGCTGGGACTGCCCGCCGAGATCCACAACGTCCGGGCCGAAGAGCTGGACCTGAAGGTCGACGTCGTCACCGCCCGGGCCTGCGCGCCGATGGTCAGACTGCTGGGCTATGCCCAGCCCTACCTCAAGCGCGGCGCGACCGCCTGGTTCCTGAAGGGACAAGATGTCGCGACGGAGCTGGCCGAGGCCGCCACATATTGGAAATTCGAGTCGACCCTGCGGCCGTCGTTGAGCGACCCGCGAGGCCAGATCGTGCAAGTGAAGGGGCTTAAGAGTGTCCGTAAAGTCTGACCAACCGCTGCGCGTTCTCGCCATCGCCAACCAGAAGGGCGGGGTGGGCAAGACCACGACCGCGATCAATCTGGGCACCGCCCTGGCGGCCTGCGGCGAGCGCGTGCTGCTGATCGACGCCGACCCGCAGGGCAACTGCTCGACGGGCCTGGGCATCACCCGCCTGCAGCGCCGCACGACGCTCTACGACGTGCTGATGGGCGAGGCCCCGGTGGTCGACGCCGCGGTCAAGACCGAGCTGCCGGGCCTGGACGTGATCCCGGCCGACGCCGACCTGTCGGGCGTCGAGATCGAACTGGGCCAGCAGGCGCGGCGCTCGTACCGCCTGCGCGATGCGCTTGAGCCGCTGCGCGCCAACGGCCCCTACACCTATGTGCTGATCGACTGCCCGCCGTCGCTGAACGTGCTGACCGTCAACGCCATGACCGCCGCCGACGCGGTGTTCGTGCCGCTGCAGTGCGAGTTCTTCGCCCTGGAGGGTCTGACCCAGTTGATGCGCACCATCGAGCGGGTGCGCGGGAGCCTCAATCCGAAGCTGGAAATCCAGGGCGTGGTGCTGACCATGTACGATCGCCGTAACAGCCTGTCGGACCAGGTGGCCAAGGATGTCCGGGAGCACTTTGGCGACAAGGTCTATGACGCGGTCATACCGCGTAACGTCCGAGTGTCCGAGGCGCCGTCCTTCGGTAAGCCCGTGCTGCTCTACGATCTGAAATGCGCGGGTAGCCAGGCCTACCTGCGCCTGGCGCGCGAAGTGATCAGCCGCGAAAAGTCCAGGCTGGCCCAGGCGGCCTAGAGCCCGTCTGAGGATAACCATCCAAGTCATTGTCGAAATTGAGTGTTGAGCGCGTGAGGGAGTCGGTCGTGGTGGGAGAGCCGGGAATGTCTGAAGGTCGTCGTGGGTTGGGTCGCGGGCTTTCCGCCTTGCTCGGCGAGGTCGATTCCGCTCCCGCTCAGGCGCCCGGTGATACCGTGGCCGGCTCGCGCGAGGCGCCGATCGAGCTGGTACGACGCAATCCCGATCAGCCTCGCCGGACCTTCCGCGAGGAAGACTTGGTAGAACTTTCGGATTCGATCCGGGAGAAGGGCGTCCTGCAGCCGATCCTGGTCCGCCCCGCCCCGGGCGCGGCGGGCGAGTACCAGATCGTCGCCGGCGAGCGCCGCTGGCGAGCGGCCCAGCGGGCCGGCCTGAAGACCATCCCGATCATGGTCCGCGAACTCGACGACCTGGCCGTGCTCGAGATCGGCATCATCGAGAACGTCCAGCGCGCCGACCTCAACGCCATTGAAGAGGCGCTGAGCTACAAGGTGCTGATCGAGAAGTTCGGCCAGACCCAGGAAATGATCGCCCAGACCGTGGGCAAGAGCCGCAGCCATGTGGCCAACACCCTGCGCCTGCTGTCGCTGCCGGACTCGGTCCAGCACTACGTCACCTCGGGCGAGATGACCGCCGGCCATGCTCGCGCCATCGCCAACGTTCCGGATCCGGCCGCCCTGGCGCGCGAAGTCATCGACAAGGGCCTGTCGGTCCGCGACGCCGAGGCCCTGGCCCGTCGCGCGCCGAACGCCGACGGCGAAGCCCGCGCCAAGTCGGGCGGCGGTCGTGCTCCGAAATCGAAGGACACCGACACCCAGTCCCTGGAAGCGGATCTGTCGTCGCTGCTAGGCCTCGATGTCGAGATCGACGATCGCGGCGGCGCCGGCGCCCTGACCATTCGCTACGCCACGCTCGAACAACTGGACGATCTCTGCAATCGCCTGACGCGGGGCGCCTGAGGCCGTTTCGGAGGGTCTTCTGTCGCGCACAGAAGGCGGCTCGACCGTGTCCCTGGTCGAGCTGTTCGTCAGAATCGAGCCTGACGAAGCGTCGATTTTCGGACAAGCGGCTGAAAAATAACTGAAAACGCCGAATTCGGCTCTGAATTCGGTCGCGCCGTTCCAAGGTCGGAATCGATAGATTCCTGTGGATGAAGTGATCGGCGGTTTGACGAATCCTCGGCGTACCGGTCCGGACGGCGAACTCGCGTCTAGAGACCGAGCCGGCGCGCCTTGCCGGCGATCTGCAGGGCCAGGCGCTCGGAGATCAGTTGGTCGGGCGAGCCGGAGGTCTTGCACGCCTTGTCGGCGGCCAGCACCTCGGCCTGGACCACCAGCAGCTGGTCCAGGGTCCAGGCCCGGGCCTGACGCAGGAACTCGCGCTCGCTCTTCCAGAACACGCCCGAGGCCTTGGCCGCGGCCGCCAGGTCGATCCCGTTCTTGTGCAGGGTCAGGGTACGGCGCAGGCGGCCCAGGTGGTAGCCCATGGCGCGCACGGCGGCGGGCCCGCCTTCGCCCTCGGCGGCGGCGCGACGCAGGCCGGCCTGGGCGGGACCCACGCGACCACCGAAAGCGTCGATGGCGGCGTCGCCCAGGGAAGCCTCGGGCTCGACACCCAGGAAGTCGGTCAGGTCGGCGGGGGTGGCC
The window above is part of the Caulobacter soli genome. Proteins encoded here:
- a CDS encoding ParB/RepB/Spo0J family partition protein is translated as MSEGRRGLGRGLSALLGEVDSAPAQAPGDTVAGSREAPIELVRRNPDQPRRTFREEDLVELSDSIREKGVLQPILVRPAPGAAGEYQIVAGERRWRAAQRAGLKTIPIMVRELDDLAVLEIGIIENVQRADLNAIEEALSYKVLIEKFGQTQEMIAQTVGKSRSHVANTLRLLSLPDSVQHYVTSGEMTAGHARAIANVPDPAALAREVIDKGLSVRDAEALARRAPNADGEARAKSGGGRAPKSKDTDTQSLEADLSSLLGLDVEIDDRGGAGALTIRYATLEQLDDLCNRLTRGA